The genomic region TTTCGCCGACAGCTCACGCTCCTCGGCGCCGAGGTCCCAGCGAGCGAGGTAGCCGCCGACCGCGACCTCGTCGAACCATTTCGGCCGCTCCACCGACGGGTCGAGCAGCACCAGACCTCCGGCGCCAGAGCAGCGCCCCGACAGCACCGGCCCGGCCACTTTCGCGAGCCAATCCGGCGCGGGCACCACGTCGTCGTCGATCATCGCCGTCACGTCCCCCCGCGCCTCTTCGATCCCGCGGTTCCGGGCGTACGCCGAGCCGCGCCGGGTTTCCCTGACCATCCGCGCGCGGCCGCCGAACGTCCCCTCGCGGGCCGCGAAGACGGCCTCGGCGCCTGGTGCGTCGTCGTTGTCGATGACGACGAGCTCCCACTCGAAACCCGCCTCTTGTCGCGCGAGGCCCTCGAGGGCGCGAGCGAGCGAGGAAGGGCGCCGGTAGGTGGGCATGATGACGGTGACGCGGGGTGACCCTTGCACGGACGAGGGGCGGCTCATCGCCGCCCCTCGAAGATCGCGCTTGGACTCAGTGGAACGAGTCCCCGCACGCGCACGTCGACTGCGCGTTCGGGTTGTTGATCGTGAAACCGGACTGCTGGAGCGTGTCGACGTAGTCGATCTCCGCGCCCGAGAGGTACGGCGCGCTCATCTTGTCCACCACGAGGCGGACGCCGCCGAACTCGGTGGTCTGGTCGCTGTCCTTGATCTGGTCGTCGAAGAAGAGCGAGTAGCGGAGGCCTGAGCAGCCGCCCGGCTGGACCGCAACCCGCAGGGCGAGCCCCGACTGCTCGGGCGCCTCGCGCTGGAGCAGCTCCTTGACCTTCACGGCAGCGGTGTCGCTCAGCTTCATGCTCATTCTCCTTTTCGGGGCGGGGGATTCTCCGACCCCGCACGTCAGATTATACCGGGCGAAGGACGGTTCCGGGAGCCCTCACCAGCGGATCATGGACGGATTCAGGGTCTGGACCGGGCCGAAGCGAACGAACGGACCATTGCGGCTGCCAGCGTGGCGAGGCCTCCTTCGGCTTTTGACATAGCCGCAGCTTGGTCGCCGAAATGGTCCACGAGAGAGCGGATGGCGACGAACCCCGCCTCGGCCGGCTCGAGCTCGGACGCGCCGACGATCGCCGCGCACGGAACTCCGGCCTCCGCAGCCGCGCGCGCGACCCCGCTCGGCGCCTTCCCGGCGAGCGTCTGCCGGTCGAGCCTTCCCTCACCCGTCAGCACCAGATCCGCGCCGTTCAGCCGGTCGGCGAACCCCAGCGCGTCGAGGACCACCTCGACGCCACGTCGGATCTCGGCGCCGAGCGCCATCAGCATGGCGCCCGTCCCGCCGGCGGCACCCGCCCCGGACCGGCCGGCGACATCGGCGCCCAGATCCTCGGCGAGCCGCTCGGCGAGCCGTTCGAGCCCGCGCTCGAGGACCTCGACCTGGTCGGGGCTCGCGCCCTTCTGGGGGCCGAACACCCGCGCGGCACCTTCGGGCCCCAGGAGCGGATTCGTCACGTCGGAGGCGACGACGAGCGGCGTGGCGGTGACGCGGGGGTCGAGCTTGGTCTTGTCGATCAGAGCGAGCCGCTCGAGCGCTCCGCCTCCGTCGGGGAGCGGACGTCCTTCCACGTCGAGGAACCGCAGACCGAGCGCCCGGGCGAGCCCGGTACCGCCGTCCACCGTCGCCGAGCCACCCAGGGCGACCAGGATCCGAGACGGCCGACGCGCGAGCGCCGCGCGGATGAGCTCGCCGGTGCCGTAGGAGGAGGCTCGCATCGGGTTCCGCTCCCCCGCCGCAACGAGCGTCAGGCCCGAGGCTTGGGCCATCTCGACGACGCCGGTCCCGTCGGTCAGGATCCCGACGTGCGCCCGGACGGGGAGCCCGAGCGGGCCGCGCGCGATGGTCCCCATCACGCTTCCGCCGACCCCGGCCACCAGTGCATCCAAGGTGCCGTCTCCGCCGTCCGCCACGGGAGCGAGAACGGCGTCCGCCCCCGCGGCTTTCACGCCGCGAGCCATCGCCTCGGCCGCTTGCTTGGCGGTCAGGCATCCCT from Actinomycetota bacterium harbors:
- a CDS encoding glycosyltransferase, whose protein sequence is MSRPSSVQGSPRVTVIMPTYRRPSSLARALEGLARQEAGFEWELVVIDNDDAPGAEAVFAAREGTFGGRARMVRETRRGSAYARNRGIEEARGDVTAMIDDDVVPAPDWLAKVAGPVLSGRCSGAGGLVLLDPSVERPKWFDEVAVGGYLARWDLGAEERELSAKEFFLTANCAFDTAKLRASGGFEPSLGPRGGTPLVNDDALLVRRVREGGGEVRWVPDAVVFHELPASRLNRRYFLRRAYAQGRSDWILDRETLSDRKFGAARVATSWLGSELRRRSGEGLRRPEVAFHAVCDVARTMGALREAARMTLMRRA
- the erpA gene encoding iron-sulfur cluster insertion protein ErpA, which codes for MSMKLSDTAAVKVKELLQREAPEQSGLALRVAVQPGGCSGLRYSLFFDDQIKDSDQTTEFGGVRLVVDKMSAPYLSGAEIDYVDTLQQSGFTINNPNAQSTCACGDSFH
- a CDS encoding glycerate kinase codes for the protein MRVVVAPNAFKGCLTAKQAAEAMARGVKAAGADAVLAPVADGGDGTLDALVAGVGGSVMGTIARGPLGLPVRAHVGILTDGTGVVEMAQASGLTLVAAGERNPMRASSYGTGELIRAALARRPSRILVALGGSATVDGGTGLARALGLRFLDVEGRPLPDGGGALERLALIDKTKLDPRVTATPLVVASDVTNPLLGPEGAARVFGPQKGASPDQVEVLERGLERLAERLAEDLGADVAGRSGAGAAGGTGAMLMALGAEIRRGVEVVLDALGFADRLNGADLVLTGEGRLDRQTLAGKAPSGVARAAAEAGVPCAAIVGASELEPAEAGFVAIRSLVDHFGDQAAAMSKAEGGLATLAAAMVRSFASARSRP